A part of Gossypium hirsutum isolate 1008001.06 chromosome A07, Gossypium_hirsutum_v2.1, whole genome shotgun sequence genomic DNA contains:
- the LOC121231827 gene encoding probable sodium/metabolite cotransporter BASS3, chloroplastic yields the protein MISLTPYLSLPTTSAYTSKAKKLSISPKPATSPVCCFYSRYGLKLSGRKGYCEITKSTRGGLFVFACSTTPYVRRVGSRRLSFGSNAGGGATQVSKKVDLSQVLSAMLPFVVAITAVAALVQPSTFTWVSKDLYAPALGGIMLSIGIRLSFDDLTLAFKRPLPLSVGFIAQYLLKPALGVLVAKAFCLSPTFYAGFILTSCVAGAQLSSYASFLSKGDVAVSILLTSFTTIASVIVTPLLTGLLIGSVVPVDAVAMSKSILQVVLVPITIGLVLNTYAKPVVTILQPVMPFVAMICTSLCIGSPLALNRSQILSKEGLQLVLPVLTFHAVAFAVGYWISKVPAFRQREEVSRTVSLCTGMQSSTMAGLLATQFLGSSSQAVPSACSVVAMAIMGLSLASFWGNGFRIRDLPSQLIPNTGSAFKTHWTSLRNESS from the exons ATGATCTCACTTACTCCCTATCTTTCTCTCCCCACCACAAGCGCCTACACTTCGAAAGCCAAGAAGCTCTCGATCTCTCCCAAACCGGCGACGTCGCCAGTTTGTTGTTTTTATTCGAGATATGGATTGAAGCTGAGTGGGAGGAAGGGTTACTGTGAAATTACTAAAAGTACTAGAGGAGGGTTGTTTGTATTTGCCTGTTCGACGACGCCGTATGTCCGGAGAGTTGGGTCGCGGAGACTTTCGTTTGGAAGTAACGCAGGTGGTGGCGCTACCCAAGTATCTAAGAAGGTTGATTTGTCTCAGGTTTTGTCAGCAATGCTTCCTTTTGTTGTCGCTATTACCGCTGTTGCTGCTCTTGTTCAACCTTCCACTTTCACCTG GGTATCTAAGGACTTGTATGCTCCTGCACTTGGTGGGATCATGTTGTCCATTGGAATTAGACTTTCATTTGATGATTTAACACTTGCATTCAAAAG ACCTTTACCGCTATCTGTTGGATTTATTGCACAGTATTTGCTCAAACCGGCACTTGGGGTTTTAGTTGCAAAGGCATTTTGTTTGTCTCCGACATTCTATGCAGGCTTTATCCTCACATCTTGTGTTGCAGGGGCTCAACTGTCTAGCTATGCTAGCTTTTTGAGCAAAGGAGATGTGGCAGTGAGTATACTTCTCACTAGCTTTACCACCATTGCATCAGTGATAGTCACCCCTCTTTTAACCGGCCTTCTCATAGGGTCTGTCGTTCCGGTTGATGCTGTTGCTATGTCGAAGTCGATTTTACAG GTTGTTCTTGTTCCTATCACTATTGGGCTTGTGCTCAATACCTATGCAAAACCAGTCGTCACTATCCTTCAACCTGTGATGCCCTTTGTTGCAATGATCTGTACTTCCTTGTGCATTGGTAGCCCTCTTGCATTGAATAGGAGTCAAATTTTATCTAAAGAGGGTCTTCAGTTGGTTCTTCCTGTTTTGACATTTCATGCTGTGGCATTTGCTGTGGGATATTGGATCTCAAAAGTTCCTGCTTTCAG ACAAAGAGAAGAAGTTAGTCGGACAGTTTCATTGTGCACTGGAATGCAAAGCTCCACCATGGCAGGTCTCCTTGCAACCCAGTTTCTTGGGAGCAGTAGTCAAGCAGTTCCATCCGCATGCTCTGTCGTCGCCATGGCTATTATGGGTCTTTCTCTTGCCTCTTTCTGGGGCAATGGTTTCCGTATTAGAGACCTACCATCTCAACTCATCCCTAACACTGGCTCTGCTTTCAAAACACATTGGACATCTTTAAGGAATGAATCAAGTTAG
- the LOC107954978 gene encoding transcription factor IBH1, with the protein MNNPHHLNPTSLKSRFTTRFLRALTKIRAQKPISSSSPTEIFRRYRRIKVAADKSMAYSVRSRRIWSKAMLWKLRSRSYRRQDPCSGRRSGKTNQAIMKKSSNENTTTRREDGVGFVEEADELRQLVPGGETMNLCNLLDETAHYIKCLTTQVQVMKKIADFYSF; encoded by the coding sequence ATGAATAACCCTCACCATCTGAACCCTACTTCTCTAAAATCCAGGTTCACCACGAGGTTCCTCCGCGCCCTGACTAAAATCCGTGCTCAAAAACCTATCTCCTCGTCTTCTCCCACAGAGATCTTCCGACGGTATCGAAGGATCAAGGTTGCAGCTGACAAGTCCATGGCTTACTCCGTTAGGTCGAGGAGAATTTGGAGTAAGGCAATGCTTTGGAAGCTTCGAAGCCGATCTTATCGTCGTCAAGACCCTTGTTCAGGCAGAAGATCTGGGAAGACTAATCAAGCCATCATGAAAAAATCAAGTAACGAGAATACTACAACAAGAAGGGAAGATGGGGTTGGGTTTGTTGAAGAGGCAGATGAACTAAGACAGCTTGTTCCAGGTGGTGAAACCATGAATTTATGCAACTTGTTGGATGAGACTGcacattacataaagtgtctTACCACCCAGGTACAGGTGATGAAAAAAATTGCGGATTTCTACTCTTTCTga